In the Hordeum vulgare subsp. vulgare chromosome 7H, MorexV3_pseudomolecules_assembly, whole genome shotgun sequence genome, one interval contains:
- the LOC123411972 gene encoding LOW QUALITY PROTEIN: disease resistance protein RPM1-like (The sequence of the model RefSeq protein was modified relative to this genomic sequence to represent the inferred CDS: deleted 3 bases in 2 codons; substituted 1 base at 1 genomic stop codon), with protein MAEIVILLAIRKIGIALAKAAADQASVQLGKYGTQLLELQGSMGRVGRELRIMHDVLCQMDIRSRNNQVYEGWLEEVQKVAYVMEDMVDEYLYLVGREQDIGLFFFLKKGFKKPRSLLSLNKVASKVKEIEKDLSHLSDTKNRWVPTINNRDASNSNYIVKRSQDLANISRSLDEEDLVGVDKNREKLEEWLEGDDLDYSVIALLGMGGLGKTALAANVYKKEREKFQCHAWVSISQTYSREDVMRNIIKELFKDNVSVLSSTLSMDIMSLEETVKKYLEQRKYLIILDDVWTYEAFYDLSRMFVHNDKGSRVMLTTRDAHVAALASGGRILTLEALPEDKAWDLFCKKAFPSDTNHQCPTEMKPSSMEIVSKCKGLPLAIVSVGSMLRVREKTVEEWRRINDQLGWEIINNSRLDHIRNVLHLSFIYLPTYLKSCFLYCSLFPEDYHFKRKQLVRLWTAEGFIEERGESTLEEVAECYLKELVDRNMLQLVERNSFDRMKKFRMHDLVRELAIDLCKKNCFGVSYEDQCGGSLEMDGRRLVLHKLKKDIQQPFSNMHQLRTVITLGDSKSSFTLLPLLCNESRYLTVLELSGLPIKKIPDAIGDLFNLRYLGLRDSKVKKLPKSVEKLXNLLTLDLFESDIHELPSGIVKLKKLRHLFAERVFDRTGRDFKCLSGVHIPNGLGNLTNLQTLQSLAAQDESLRHLGVLRQMRSLRLWNVKGSYCGLISESLVHMRHLSYLEVNASDENEVLLLNVCLPSLQNLVLRGRLAEGALDESPLFQAVGGQNLYALSLLWSQLREEPLPSLSRLSNLTRLEFSKAYNGEQLTFLAGWFPMLKILFLRDLPNVSRLEIAEGAMASLEKLFLVNLSSMTEVPPGIEFLLPLQYLTFREITNDLFTSLCQCSAIQGKWRYTLRD; from the exons ATGGCGGAGATTGTGATTCTTCTAGCCATTAGGAAGATTGGAATTGCCTTGGCAAAGGCAGCGGCAGACCAGGCCAGCGTACAGTTGGGAAAGTATGGCACACAACTACTAGAACTACAGGGCAGTATGGGCCGTGTTGGTAGGGAGCTTCGTATAATGCATGATGTTCTATGTCAGATGGACATTCGTAGTCGCAACAATCAAGTATATGAGGGCTGGTTGGAGGAGGTACAGAAAGTAGCATATGTGATGGAGGACATGGTGGATGAGTACTTGTATCTTGTTGGTCGGGAACAAGATAttggt ttgtttttttttctgAAGAAGGGTTTCAAGAAGCCAAGATCTCTGCTTTCTTTGAACAAGGTAGCTTCCAAGGTGAAGGAAATAGAGAAAGATCTTTCACACCTCTCGGATACAAAAAACCGTTGGGTTCCCACAATAAATAACAGGGATGCAAGCAACTCAAATTACATTGTTAAGAGATCCCAAGATCTAGCAAACATTTCACGCTCCCTTGATGAAGAAGATCTAGTGGGGGTGGATAAAAACAGAGAAAAACTCGAGGAGTGGTTGGAAGGTGATGATCTGGACTACTCTGTGATAGCTCTGCTCGGAATGGGAGGTCTTGGTAAAACTGCTTTAGCTGCAAATgtctacaagaaggagagggagaaattCCAGTGTCACGCTTGGGTCTCCATCTCTCAAACTTATTCTAGAGAAGATGTCATGAGAAATATAATCAAAGAACTTTTTAAAGATAATGTCAGTGTTCTATCTAGCACTCTGTCTATGGACATCATGAGCCTTGAAGAGACAGTAAAGAAATATCTGGAGCAAAGGAAGTACTTGATCATATTGGATGATGTTTGGACTTATGAAGCATTTTATGATTTGTCAAGGATGTTTGTTCACAATGATAAGGGCAGTAGAgtgatgctcacaacaagggatgCCCATGTTGCCGCACTTGCTTCTGGAGGGCGTATCTTAACACTGGAAGCTTTACCAGAAGACAAGGCTTGGGATCTCTTTTGTAAGAAAGCCTTTCCAAGCGATACAAATCATCAATGTCCTACAGAAATGAAGCCATCGTCCATGGAAATAGTTAGCAAGTGCAAAGGCTTGCCTCTTGCTATTGTGTCAGTTGGTAGCATGTTGCGTGTGCGTGAGAAAACCGTGGAAGAATGGAGAAGAATAAATGACCAACTGGGCTGGGAGATTATTAACAATTCAAGGCTGGACCACATAAGGAATGTTTTGCATCTGAGCTTCATCTACCTCCCAACATACTTGAAAAGTTGTTTCCTGTACTGCAGCTTATTTCCAGAAGAC TATCATTTTAAAAGGAAACAACTTGTCCGGTTATGGACAGCAGAGGGGTTCATCGAGGAGAGGGGTGAAAGCACACTAGAAGAAGTGGCAGAATGCTATCTAAAAGAGTTGGTTGATAGAAACATGTTGCAACTTGTTGAGAGGAACTCATTTGATAGGATGAAGAAATTCAGAATGCACGATCTCGTACGTGAACTGGCAATTGATTTGTGCAAGAAGAACTGTTTTGGTGTTAGTTATGAGGATCAGTGTGGGGGGTCTCTTGAGATGGATGGACGTCGGTTGGTACTTCACAAACTAAAGAAGGATATTCAGCAGCCATTTTCCAATATGCACCAGCTCCGGACTGTCATTACACTGGGTGATAGCAAGTCATCATTCACTCTACTACCTCTGTTGTGTAATGAGTCAAGATACCTGACAGTGCTAGAATTAAGTGGTCTACCCATCAAGAAGATTCCAGATGCCATTGGAGATCTTTTTAATCTCCGCTATTTGGGTTTGCGTGATTCAAAAGTGAAGAAGCTCCCGAAATCTGTTGAGAAGCTTTAAAATTTGCTGACGTTGGACCTTTTTGAATCTGACATACATGAGTTGCCTAGTGGGATTGTAAAACTAAAGAAGCTCAGGCACTTATTTGCTGAGAGAGTATTTGATCGAACAGGGAGGGATTTTAAATGTCTGAGtggtgtgcatatccccaatggTCTTGGAAATCTAACTAATCTGCAGACATTGCAATCATTGGCAGCACAAGATGAGTCTCTTAGGCATTTAGGGGTGCTGAGGCAAATGAGAAGCTTGAGGTTATGGAATGTGAAGGGAAGTTACTGTGGACTTATCAGTGAATCTCTAGTTCATATGCGGCATTTGTCCTACCTAGAAGTGAATGCAAGCGATGAGAACGAGGTTCTTTTGTTGAATGTCTGCCTGCCAAGCCTGCAAAATCTAGTTTTGAGAGGACGACTAGCTGAAGGGGCATTGGACGAGTCTCCTCTCTTCCAAGCTGTTGGGGGACAAAACTTGTATGCATTGTCTCTATTATGGTCACAGCTGAGAGAAGAACCCCTGCCATCCCTTTCTCGGTTGTCAAACTTGACACGTCTAGAGTTCAGCAAAGCATACAACGGAGAGCAGCTGACGTTTCTCGCGGGGTGGTTTCCCATGCTAAAGATTCTCTTTCTAAGAGACCTGCCTAATGTGAGTCGGCTAGAGATAGCAGAAGGTGCCATGGCAAGCCTGGAGAAACTATTCTTAGTCAACCTCAGCAGCATGACGGAGGTCCCACCCGGCATTGAGTTCCTCCTGCCCCTCCAGTATCTAACCTTCCGCGAAATCACCAATGACTTGTTCACATCCCTGTGCCAGTGCTCTGCAATTCAAGGGAAGTGGCGGTATACTCTCCGAGATTGA